In one Scomber japonicus isolate fScoJap1 chromosome 6, fScoJap1.pri, whole genome shotgun sequence genomic region, the following are encoded:
- the sae1 gene encoding SUMO-activating enzyme subunit 1, with translation MIDMIEKEDPVISEEEAAQYDRQIRLWGLDAQKRLRGSRVLLAGLGGLGAEVAKNLILAGVKGLTLLDYEKVSEDSCRAQFLVPVTAQGQNRAQASLERAQNLNPMVEVHADTDKIEDKPDDFFLQFDAVCLTGCSRDLMVRVDQLCSQRNIKVFCGDVYGYYGYMFCNLGKEYSYVEEKPKLVKPAGDSNDGPEAKKAKVDPNETTMVKKTTSFCTLKEALEVDWSSEKAKAGLKRTPVDYFLLHVLLKFRTDKGRDPDPQSFPEDSQLLRQIRDDVLETLAVSADLLNDDFISFCFSEMSPVCAVVGGVLGQEIVKALSQRDPPHRNFFFFDARKGNGIVDYFGQN, from the exons ATGATTGATATGATCGAGAAGGAGGACCCGGTCATCAGCGAGGAGGAAGCGGCTCAGTACGACCGGCAGATCCGACTGTGGGGGCTCGATGCTCAGAAGAG gtTGCGAGGGTCCCGTGTGCTCCTGGCAGGTTTAGGTGGTCTTGGGGCAGAAGTGGCCAAGAACTTAATCTTGGCTGGAGTTAAAGGACTCACCTTGCTGGATTATGAAAAG gtGTCGGAGGATTCGTGTCGAGCTCAGTTCCTGGTACCAGTGACGGCTCAGGGTCAGAATCGAGCCCAGGCCTCCCTGGAGAGAGCGCAGAACCTCAACCCAATGGTCGAGGTCCACGCCGACACCGACAAAATCGAGGACAAACCAGATGATTTCTTCCTGCAATTCGATGCG GTGTGCCTGACTGGCTGCTCCAGAGACCTGATGGTGCGGGTCGACCAGCTCTGCTCTCAGCGCAACATCAAGGTCTTCTGTGGGGACGTTTACGGTTACTATGGTTACATGTTCTGCAACCTCGGAAAGGAGTACAGCTACGTCGA GGAGAAACCTAAACTAGTGAAACCAGCTGGAGACTCCAACGACGGTCCAGAGGCAAAGAAAGCCAAAGTGGATCCCAACGAGACCACCATGGTGAAAAAG ACGACCAGTTTCTGCACCCTGAAGGAGGCTCTGGAGGTTGACTGGTCAAGTGAGAAGGCCAAAGCTGGCCTGAAGCGAACACCTGTGGactacttcctgcttcatg TCCTGTTGAAGTTCCGCACAGACAAAGGCCGCGACCCTGACCCACAATCCTTTCCAGAAGACAGTCAGCTCCTGAGACAAATCCGTGACGACGTCCTCGAGACCCTGGCAGTGAGCGCCGACCTCCTGAATGATGATTTCATCAG TTTCTGCTTCTCTGAGATGTCTCCTGTGTGCGCCGTCGTGGGAGGAGTTTTAGGACAAGAAATCGTCAAG